In Mycolicibacterium gadium, the genomic window ATGAGACGTTCAAGGCGTTCAACGGCGCGGGGCCCGATTTCGGCTCGCTGATCGACTCCGGCGCGACGCTGTCCGAGCAACTCAACAGCGTGTCCGACGAGTCGCGCGGTTTGATTGACGACAGTGGTCCGCTGCTGGAATCGCAGGCCGAGACAGCCGACTCCATCCGGACGTGGGCGCGCAGCCTGGAAGGGGTCACCGCCCAGCTCGCGCAAAACGATCCTCAGATACGGGCGCTCTTGCAGCAGGGACCTGGCTTCGCACAAGAGGTCTCGGCGCTGCTCAACCAGATCAAGCCGACGCTGCCCATCCTGCTGGCGAACCTGACCACGCTAGGGCAGATCCTCGTCACGTATAACCCCTCGATCGAGCAGCTGCTGGTGGTTTTCCCCAATGCGCTGGCCGCCCAGCAGGGCTTTGGTCTGGGCAAGAACAACCCCACCGGGTATGCGCTGAGCGACTTCTCGCTCACCGTCTCCGATCCGGTGCCGTGCACGGTCGGCTTCCTGCCGCCATCCCAGTGGCGTTCACCCGCGGACACCACGACCATCGACACGCCGGATGATCTGTACTGCAAATTGCCCCAAGACTCGCCGATCGGCGTGCGCGGTGCCCGAAACTATCCGTGCATGGCGCACCCGGGTAAGCGTGCTCCAACCGTTGAACTCTGCAACGACCCCGAGGGTTACAAGCCCATTGCCCTCCGTCCTCATTCGACAGGGCCATATCCGATCGACCCCAACATCATTGCGCAAGGCTTCCCGCTCGACGACCGAGTCGACTTCCAAGAACGGATCTACGCACCGCTCGAGGGGACACCCCTGCCTCCGGGCGCCGTGCCGTCGGGGACGCCTCCCGGTGTCCCAAATCCGCTGTACACGCCGATCGCACCGCCCCCGGCGGCGCCGCCGATGCCGCCACCGCCGCCGTCACCTGCACCCCTGCCGCCACCGCCGGCGGGCAATTCGGTGAACGGTGTCCCGATCCCGGCCGCCCCGGCCGGCGCTGTCGCACCCGCGCCGTCAACGGAGGTGCCACACGGCGGTGGAGCGCCGGTTACACCGAGTGCGTTCCGCGGCAATGAATCCGGCGGACCATCCGTCGCCGCGGTGCCCTACGACCCGGACACCGGTCAGTTCGTGACACCCGACGGACAGGTGCAGACGCTGACGAATGTTGCCACCGGGCACGCGCCCAAGACGTGGAAAGACCTGCTGCCGATCTGATTAGGCGCTAGCCCCTAGGCAATCTGCTCCAGCTTCATCGGTGTCTCGATGACGAGGGGCTTGTTGGTGCCGCACGAGCCGCTGGGGCTGATCGTGCGCTGGCGGCCCACCAGGAAATTCGTGATCCTCTTGTTGGCTTCCTCGGCCACCACGTCGACGCCGGAGAACTGAAACCTCTGCTCACCGGGAGCGACGCCGCCGCCGGGGCAGAATTGCCACTCGGGAATGATGCGGTCGACCACCCAGTAGGTGTTCGGATAGCCGTACCACAACCGGGCGGTCCAACCCGCCGAACTCGTTGCCGTACCTTCACATTCGACGGGGCTGACACAACTGGAA contains:
- a CDS encoding MCE family protein, with translation MLTRFVRNQLIIFTIASIVGVTVMLFAYMQLPTLLNVGRLTVTLELPAAGGLYRFANVTYRGVQIGKVKSVELTENGAEAVLSLNTSPKVPADLEAYVLSVSAVGEQYVDLRPRIDSGPYLQDGSRIPVSDSTIPQQVGPMLDQVSELVDSIPGDRISDLLDETFKAFNGAGPDFGSLIDSGATLSEQLNSVSDESRGLIDDSGPLLESQAETADSIRTWARSLEGVTAQLAQNDPQIRALLQQGPGFAQEVSALLNQIKPTLPILLANLTTLGQILVTYNPSIEQLLVVFPNALAAQQGFGLGKNNPTGYALSDFSLTVSDPVPCTVGFLPPSQWRSPADTTTIDTPDDLYCKLPQDSPIGVRGARNYPCMAHPGKRAPTVELCNDPEGYKPIALRPHSTGPYPIDPNIIAQGFPLDDRVDFQERIYAPLEGTPLPPGAVPSGTPPGVPNPLYTPIAPPPAAPPMPPPPPSPAPLPPPPAGNSVNGVPIPAAPAGAVAPAPSTEVPHGGGAPVTPSAFRGNESGGPSVAAVPYDPDTGQFVTPDGQVQTLTNVATGHAPKTWKDLLPI
- a CDS encoding Rv2253/PknI dimerization domain-containing protein yields the protein MRGHKIAAGALAALTVAATLSGTPTARASDFGVELNGTYHYHANGDIALVNDVKKQMPTIDETWTLSSSCVSPVECEGTATSSAGWTARLWYGYPNTYWVVDRIIPEWQFCPGGGVAPGEQRFQFSGVDVVAEEANKRITNFLVGRQRTISPSGSCGTNKPLVIETPMKLEQIA